One Setaria viridis chromosome 7, Setaria_viridis_v4.0, whole genome shotgun sequence genomic region harbors:
- the LOC117863458 gene encoding uncharacterized protein isoform X1, translating into MDFAGMKRRELQALCKRHGLPAGGTNAALVARLDAALSGAAGAEEEEDVVGVAAKKGCLKRSVGDAGEAKKVTFAVEESRGRGKCHDAGSTDSAADDGFSAEAGANVTVRRSRRNSLTAAEAEEVEAAVTVGRKRKLRSQEIAEDVAVCAQVVVSSRVTRRSSLSGTTVLLPPAVEKKRGRGKAADSKDKLVADAQDSSVAASPAVVESKRSRRKGENCEPDVNKSAKVEVSTRTTRSRSVEAVVMSPTVVENKRRRKTGDAQPDAELPTVPEVPRNDAPVTRSLRNRVVQVNNSVVEETHTSQLLENKMQPSRPATRRHQQVASSVEEEKQEQLAATSKAPPLRRPGKNNSEVSNANSESNKLSSTLVEAKDSKTAQLLTRHNAKDEDVEKQPIVKEPVRRSTRRSVVSAMLDNEKDLFEEKNPEAHVRRSMRKSIVPVKDIKGAGEESQNAKGEDAAKQPAVKEPVRRSTRKSVVSVMHEKEEKDLIAEKNLEAHVRRSKRKSVVPAKDIEGVGEDIQNSKGADVQKQLVVKQPVRRSSRKSVLPDMLENESGFLVAETNAEAHVRGSTRKSVLPNMLNKENPDHSKMARNENFEIGKCEDEKQQKVKEPVRRSRRSVATVMLEEQNKSLHEGKMTTIPMRRSTRKSVALNVVEKERTDHTEEVGSEQLGVGATKLKVTDQLTDGAVAVVASGNELQVEVAVQNNQGLQQSTGKSSDHNLSDGNERHPGSDKYASCERVGEEGLKSRKQRSSMEISSSANDSWNAEDFSGPKFRKQQSAQTPSEKDYTGANYDKPLRTQQASNSTSSKGRSSKRRRTTAPEEVMFAEEAKDDMVIREATKDTHKVSNEYSKESSSRIQEICQVNATREEISSSPLLGTVTLPDEICSAQSIHRVIPGSGSGDAAKESSDKSKQPQEHSDIQADDSHLSETRNGEVDQSSSIGELLPHNCFVSEDKPLMGEASESALPTSDSNPEICCDVVSEQSVQTADLGRCPSNGGKGNPVLTNLHSDSAADDRILPVLNDGKGCSSDGRHSSLGLEFLFTEVCKESCSRNVENTAVEVDGGNKSSTSVSPGFCVGSDCGLEDEDVQPTGFDADKKLDVDQDVAEEEVVAEEKSYDEHVASKTDLNTKLNGELTGLDMESDCGIAEKNVRLVADNPDEEEATIQVLQGYVQEGDSEKPSQFSATPECKHECGLPEETVLHSKENKGRLSIAEQSPFGLQFLFSKESIEKSVEYGALASATVHMENGFDELKDCHVKCILQKTHASEPFSHHDTDEGSRSVSKSDVCMCTSQQDNGIEGLSKASLDEEWVSSGFLLDANHIKDVTNSEEAACKGEGSKKPAHSDDLKASSGKTDVKGPGDNPYSVTDTVFNSALHAPANDNYDACLDSNTELVQQGHKDRCSEDTEERFASKPWTNDIIEDAIGKYSGTGVVLLPAEERSHVQDGQLNSKLEGTKVLDSGLNFSKDISSILDNGSVVGSIGERTLSSSGLPKDSSIEYNLRQEVLDGSSAETFLDGSNICGGKNVSRVDTIENPSFNLATPGYKHEGALSEEAVRTMKKYAGTCSSNPRELLMDLQALFSKENIEESDSQDGLAFAESPGDESIDVKQRVEVHLGSNLSQFESTHLLDGLIGCSKTEVLHQGHKDGCSEDREEQVASGPCANDIVEAAAARYIESGVVLLPSEERSNLKDGQLNPKKESTIVMESGLNCSKDVTNTSDNGSVVDIVGQRTPSGSGLPEDYRTDHNLQQEFLDGCSVESSLQGSTISSKKIVSGVAVPGTIGNPSFSLATPNYKHEGALSEEAVCKMKNYTGTCSADPRHLLMELQSLFSEGSIEKIDPHDDLAFPSAERGRNEPVDTLVCSEPDTNQGICKDLSRAEEKESCMSISVQHYESGGFLRSSHMKDWAMSAQIDLSDDARLIERNTGVEEVLCEEKEKRKSMPTSDSDVLHEKSRSNEHGICRSHGQKHIVEINSKQSSCDSEMIHQDHKEENYEPNEDKILENGMYEDAPVKGIESAIMLPSVAGTLKMPVEQLKTNLGDEGEEHSFSCGQDMIEIFCTGSAKKDLFPLPKDYHVDSFQKQDVPDVLSLLQSPEESANCLEESVTGSGPCQTSGQQCINEVSGMQVTSNIEVFHQGHEESYENNDGKITPGIPASGVSEAVDIERSETEIGLAPPGGTSALPDEQLNMKVESHEVDEYSCCYDEDTSSLFDTESLCSKASSLDKDTHKDPPSDLSTLRSPEVSTVFQNQSVPGSVGICQSSRRRGIDELRAKLQSFKVSSTVKGSYIAMSAPRPKPGDNLGQSAIALLRNRENAPPAKAGHHAMPNPDRSVAKESSRLALQPISGRPRDH; encoded by the exons ATGGATTTCGCGGGGATGAAGCGGCGGGAGCTGCAGGCGCTCTGCAAGCGTCAcggcctccccgccggcggcacCAACGCCGCCCTCGTCGCCCGCCTCGACGCCGCCCTCTCG GGGGCCGCTGGtgcggaagaggaggaggatgtggtCGGAGTAGCAGCGAAGAAGGGGTGTCTGAAGCGCTCGGTCGGAGATGCTGGCGAGGCGAAGAAGGTCACTTTTGCGGTGGAGGAATCCAGGGGAAGGGGAAAGTGTCACGATGCTGGTAGTACTGATTCTGCTGCAGATGACGGTTTTTCTGCAGAGGCAGGTGCAAATGTCACGGTAAGGCGGTCCAGGAGGAATTCTTTGACTGCTGCCGAGGCTGAGGAAGTAGAAGCAGCGGTCACTGTTGGTAGGAAGCGGAAGCTGAGGAGCCAGGAGATTGCTGAGGACGTTGCTGTCTGTGCTCAGGTTGTAGTTTCTAGCAGAGTCACAAGAAGGTCGAGCTTGTCCGGGACCACCGTTCTGTTGCCTCCTGCTGTtgagaagaagagagggagggggaaggCAGCAGATAGTAAGGATAAACTTGTCGCTGATGCTCAAGATTCGTCTGTGGCAGCGTCACCTGCAGTTGTGGAGAGTAAGAGAAGCAGGAGGAAGGGAGAAAACTGTGAGCCTGATGTGAATAAGTCTGCTAAGGTGGAAGTATCCACTAGGACCACAAGATCTCGCTCAGTAGAAGCTGTTGTGATGTCCCCCACTGTGGTTGAgaacaagaggaggaggaagacaggCGATGCACAACCTGATGCAGAGCTTCCTACAGTTCCAGAGGTGCCTAGAAATGATGCTCCTGTCACCAGGTCTTTGAGGAACAGAGTTGTCCAGGTTAACAACAGTGTGGTGGAGGAAACTCACACTAGCCAGCTGCTGGAAAACAAGATGCAGCCTAGTAGACCAGCTACTCGCAGGCATCAACAGGTTGCATCTTCtgtggaggaagaaaaacaagaacaaCTTGCTGCTACTAGTAAGGCACCCCCATTGAGGCGACCAGGGAAAAACAATTCTGAGGTCAGTAATGCAAATTCAGAAAGCAACAAATTGAGTAGTACTCTAGTGGAGGCCAAAGACTCAAAAACTGCTCAACTGTTGACACGCCATAATGCTAAGGATGAAGATGTGGAGAAGCAACCAATAGTCAAAGAACCTGTTAGGCGATCAACACGTAGATCTGTTGTCTCAGCTATGCTTGATAATGAGAAGGACCTATTTGAAGAAAAGAACCCTGAAGCACATGTTAGGAGATCAATGCGGAAATCTATTGTGCCGGTTAAAGATATCAAAGGTGCTGGTGAAGAGAGTCAGAATGCTAAGGGTGAAGATGCCGCGAAGCAGCCAGCAGTTAAAGAACCTGTTAGGCGATCAACACGTAAATCTGTTGTCTCAGTCATGCATGAGAAAGAGGAGAAGGATCTCATTGCAGAAAAGAACCTGGAAGCACATGTTAGGAGATCAAAGAGGAAATCTGTTGTGCCAGCTAAAGATATTGAAGGTGTTGGTGAAGACATTCAAAATTCTAAGGGTGCAGATGTGCAGAAGCAATTAGTTGTGAAGCAACCTGTTAGGCGTTCATCACGTAAATCTGTTCTGCCGGATATGCTTGAGAATGAGAGTGGATTTCTGGTTGCAGAAACGAATGCTGAGGCACATGTTAGGGGATCAACACGGAAGTCTGTTCTTCCTAATATGCTTAATAAGGAGAACCCAGATCACAGCAAAATGGCCAGAAATGAGAATTTTGAAATTGGTAAGTGTGAAGATGAGAAGCAACAAAAAGTAAAGGAGCCTGTTAGACGATCAAGGCGATCTGTTGCCACAGTGATGCTTGAGGAACAAAATAAGAGTCTTCATGAGGGAAAAATGACAACAATTCCTATGAGGAGATCAACACGTAAATCCGTTGCTCTTAATGTAGTTGAAAAGGAGAGAACGGATCACACTGAAGAGGTTGGAAGCGAACAACTAGGAGTTGGAGCAACGAAGCTGAAGGTAACAGATCAACTTACAGATGGTGCTGTGGCTGTTGTTGCTTCTGGAAACGAATTGCAGGTAGAAGTAGCTGTGCAGAACAATCAAGGCCTGCAGCAGTCAACAGGCAAATCTTCAGATCATAATTTATCTGATGGTAACGAGAGACATCCTGGTTCAGACAAGTATGCGTCATGTGAGAGAGTTGGTGAAGAGGGCTTGAAATCGAGAAAACAGAGGTCTTCAATGGAAATATCATCTTCAGCCAATGATTCCTGGAATGCAGAGGATTTTAGTGGACCGAAATTCAGGAAGCAACAGAGCGCACAAACCCCAAGTGAAAAAGATTATACAGGGGCTAACTATGATAAGCCACTGAGAACACAGCAGGCATCAAATTCCACATCTTCAAAGGGAAGGTCTTCAAAGAGGAGACGGACAACTGCTCCGGAAGAAGTTATGTTTGCCGAGGAGGCAAAAGATGACATGGTTATAAGGGAAGCAACAAAGGACACACATAAAGTGTCTAATGAATATAGTAAGGAGTCTAGTAGCAGAATTCAAGAAATCTGTCAGGTTAATGCCACAAGAGAAGAGATCTCTTCAAGTCCATTGCTTGGAACAGTAACACTCCCTGATGAGATTTGCTCAGCGCAGAGTATACATAGGGTGATACCTGGGTCAGGATCTGGTGACGCTGCAAAGGAAAGTTCAGATAAGAGTAAACAGCCTCAGGAACACTCTGACATTCAAGCTGATGATAGCCATTTATCTGAAACAAGAAATGGGGAAGTGGATCAATCATCAAGCATTGGTGAACTACTCCCACACAATTGTTTTGTCTCAGAGGACAAACCATTGATGGGTGAAG CTTCTGAATCTGCCCTACCAACGTCAGACAGTAATCCAGAAATTTGCTGTGATGTGGTTTCTGAACAAAGCGTTCAAACTGCTGATCTGGGGAGATGTCCCAGCAATGGTGGAAAAGGGAACCCTGTTTTGACAAATCTGCACTCAGATAGTGCTGCTGACGATAGGATTCTTCCAGTACTGAATGATGGTAAGGGATGTTCATCAGATGGAAGACATTCGTCATTAGGTCTCGAGTTTCTGTTTACAGAAGTGTGCAAAGAAAGCTGTTCCAGAAATGTCGAAAATACTGCTGTAGAAGTTGATGGTGGAAACAAATCTAGCACTAGTGTATCTCCTGGTTTCTGTGTGGGCTCAGATTGTGGTCTGGAAGATGAGGATGTGCAACCTACTGGATTTGATGCTGATAAGAAACTTGATGTGGATCAGGATGTTGCAGAAGAAG AAGTTGTTGCTGAGGAGAAAAGTTATGATGAACATGTTGCTTCCAAAACTGACCTAAACACAAAGTTAAATGGTGAACTTACTGGTCTTGATATGGAATCGGATTGTGGCATTGCTGAAAAGAACGTGAGGCTTGTTGCAGATAATCctgatgaagaagaagctacAATTCAGGTCCTGCAGGGTTATGTACAAGAAG GTGATTCTGAGAAGCCTTCGCAATTTTCAGCAACACCAGAGTGTAAACATGAATGTGGTTTGCCTGAGGAAACAGTATTGCACTCAAAGGAGAACAAGGGACGGTTATCAATTGCAGAACAATCACCATTTGGCCTACAATTCCTGTTCTCGAAGGAAAGCATAGAAAAATCTGTGGAGTATGGTGCCCTTGCTTCTGCAACAGTTCATATGGAAAATGGATTTGATGAATTAAAAGATTGCCATGTGAAGTGTATACTCCAAAAAACTCATGCGTCAGAACCTTTTTCACACCATGATACTGATGAAGGTAGTCGTTCGGTTTCCAAAAGTGATGTTTGTATGTGCACATCCCAGCAAGATAATGGAATAGAAG GTTTATCGAAGGCTAGTCTTGATGAAGAATGGGTTTCATCAGGCTTTTTGTTGGATGCAAATCACATAAAGGA TGTAACTAATTCTGAGGAAGCGGCCTGCAAGGGCGAAGGAAGTAAGAAGCCTGCCCATTCTGATGACCTTAAAGCTTCATCTGGAAAAACAGATGTCAAGGGGCCAG GTGATAATCCATATAGTGTTACTGACACTGTATTCAACAGCGCCCTGCATGCTCCTGCCAATGACAACTATGATGCATGTTTAGATTCCAATACTGAACTAGTGCAGCAGGGTCATAAAGACCGATGCAGTGAGGACACGGAAGAACGATTTGCTTCCAAACCCTGGACAAATGATATTATTGAggatgcaattggcaaatacagTGGAACTGGAGTTGTACTGCTCCCGGCTGAAGAAAGATCACATGTACAAGATGGCCAACTTAACTCCAAGTTGGAAGGCACAAAAGTTTTAGACTCTGGCCTTAATTTCAGTAAGGATATTAGTAGCATTTTGGATAATGGATCTGTTGTGGGCAGTATTGGTGAAAGAACTCTATCTAGTTCCGGTTTACCAAAAGATTCGTCCATAGAATATAATCTACGACAGGAGGTTTTAGATGGCTCCTCAGCGGAAACATTTCTTGATGGGTCCAATATTTGTGGGGGAAAAAATGTTTCTAGAGTAG ATACTATTGAAAATCCTTCATTTAATTTAGCAACTCCTGGTTATAAGCATGAAGGTGCTTTGTCTGAGGAAGCAGTACGCACAATGAAGAAATATGCTGGAACATGCTCATCAAATCCCAGAGAATTACTCATGGACCTGCAGGCCCTGTTCTCAAAGGAAAACATTGAAGAATCTGATTCGCAGGATGGCCTTGCATTCGCTGAAAGTCCCGGAGATGAATCGATTGATGTTAAACAACGGGTTGAGGTACATCTTGGTTCTAATCTGTCTCAGTTTGAATCAACTCATCTCTTGGATGGACTGATTGGGTGTTCCAAGACTGAAGTGCTGCATCAGGGTCATAAAGATGGATGCAGTGAGGATAGGGAAGAGCAAGTTGCTTCTGGACCCTGCGCAAATGATATTGTGGAGGCTGCCGCTGCCAGATACATAGAAAGTGGAGTGGTGCTGCTTCCATCCGAAGAAAGATCAAATTTGAAAGATGGGCAGCTTAACCCCAAGAAGGAAAGCACAATAGTTATGGAATCTGGCCTTAACTGTAGTAAAGATGTTACTAATACTTCAGACAATGGGTCTGTTGTGGACATCGTTGGTCAAAGGACTCCATCTGGTTCGGGTTTACCAGAAGATTATCGTACGGATCATAACCTGCAACAAGAGTTTTTAGATGGCTGCTCAGTGGAATCATCACTTCAAGGGTCCACCATATCTTCGAAGAAAATTGTTTCTGGTGTAGCAG TGCCAGGTACTATTGGGAATCCTTCATTTAGTCTAGCAACTCCTAATTATAAACATGAAGGTGCTTTGTCTGAGGAAGCAGTGTGCAAAATGAAAAATTATACTGGAACATGCTCGGCAGATCCCAGACATTTACTCATGGAGCTGCAGTCCCTTTTCTCGGAGGGAAGCATTGAAAAAATTGATCCGCATGATGATCTTGCATTTCCAAGTGCTGAAAGAGGAAGAAATGAACCTGTTGACACACTTGTTTGTTCAGAGCCTGATACAAACCAAGGCATTTGCAAAGATCtcagcagagctgaagaaaaagagagTTGCATGTCTATTTCCGTGCAACACTATGAAAGTGGAG GGTTCTTGAGGTCGAGCCACATGAAAGATTGGGCAATGTCAGCCCAGATTGATTTGTCAGATGATGCTCGTCTTATTGAAAG GAATACTGGTGTTGAGGAAGTGCTTTgtgaggaaaaagagaaaagaaagtcTATGCCTACTTCAGATAGTGATGTTCTCCATGAAAAATCACGCTCCAATGAACATG GAATTTGTCGATCTCATGGCCAGAAGCATATTGTTGAAATTAACTCCAAGCAATCGAGTTGTGATTCTGAGATGATCCATCAAGATCATAAAGAAGAAAACTATGAACCTAATGAAGACAAAATCCTTGAAAACGGTATGTATGAAGATGCCCCAGTTAAAGGAATAGAAAGTGCAATTATGCTGCCCTCAGTTGCTGGAACGTTGAAAATGCCTGTTGAGCAGCTTAAGACCAACCTGGGTGATGAAGGTGAGGAACACAGCTTTAGCTGTGGTCAAGATATGATTGAAATCTTCTGTACTGGGTCAGCGAAGAAGGATCTGTTCCCGTTGCCCAAGGACTACCATGTGGACTCTTTCCAGAAACAGGATGTCCCCGATGTCCTTTCTTTACTTCAATCTCCTGAAGAATCTGCAAATTGTCTTGAAGAGAGTGTTACAGGATCAG GACCTTGTCAGACTAGTGGGCAACAATGTATAAATGAAGTCAGCGGTATGCAGGTGACTTCTAATATTGAAGTGTTCCATCAAGGTCATGaggaaagctatgaaaataatgaCGGCAAAATTACTCCTGGTATCCCTGCCAGCGGTGTGTCTGAAGCTGTAGATATTGAAAGATCGGAAACGGAAATAGGTCTGGCTCCTCCTGGAGGAACATCAGCATTGCCAGATGAGCAGCTTAACATGAAGGTTGAGAGCCACGAAGTTGATGAATACAGCTGTTGCTATGATGAGGACACTTCGAGCTTATTTGACACTGAATCGCTGTGCAGCAAAGCATCCAGTTTGGACAAAGACACTCACAAGGATCCTCCAAGTGATCTATCTACTCTGAGGTCCCCCGAAGTATCTACAGTTTTTCAGAACCAGTCTGTTCCAGGATCAGTAG GAATCTGTCAAAGCAGCAGGCGAAGAGGTATAGATGAACTCCGTGCTAAGCTGCAGAGTTTCAAAGTTTCCAGCACCGTAAAAGGAAGCTACATTGCTATGAGCGCCCCTCGCCCGAAGCCAGGTGACAACCTGGGCCAATCTGCGATCGCCTTGCTCCGGAACAGGGAGAACGCACCTCCTGCTAAAGCAGGCCATCATGCTATGCCGAACCCTGATCGCTCGGTCGCGAAGGAGTCGTCAAGACTAGCGCTGCAGCCGATCAGTGGAAGACCAAGGGATCACTGA